The genomic segment ATATGAGATTGCGAATATGGGTTCTATGCCCGACGAGCAGTTCGCGATTATGGAGATTGTGCCTGTGGGCGCTATTGTAGTGACGGTCGCATTGCGGCGCGCCGGTTCGGCCTTGCGGGCAAAAGTCGAGCCGGGGAATGAGGGAAACGCGCCGCGGGTTTTTGCAAGCTCCTGGGACGCCTTTACGGCCTCCTCCTGGACGAACTGCATTATTTTTTCTGCAAGCTGGAGCGCTTCTTCGGAGTCGTAAGGAATGCCTAGAGAGAGCAGCATATCGGCCCATCCCATTACGCCGAGGCCGATCTTGCGGTTGCGGCGCACCATCTCTTCGATTGCTGGAAGAGGGTAGCGTCCCGCGTCAATGACGTTATCGAGGAAGTGGACTGCCGTATGCACGATTCTTGCAAGCGCGGGCCAGTCGACTTCGTGGTCGCGGATGGCTTTGGATAGGTTGATGGAGCCAAGGTTGCAGGCTTCGTAAGGCAGAAGAGGCTGCTCGCCGCAGGGATTGGTGGCTTCTATTTCTCCGATTTCGGGTGTCGGGTTGTCTGCGTTTATGCGGTCGAGGAAGATGATTCCGGGATCGCCCGTGCGCCAGGCCATCGTAACCATAAGGTTGAATACGTCCTTTGCCCTCAGACGTCCGACTTCCTTGCCGCTGCGGGGATTAAAAAGGCTGTAGTTTGAATCCTCAAGAACCGCGCGCATGAACTCCTCGGTGACGCCCACCGAGATGTTGAAGTTCGTCAGCACGCCCTCCGATTCCTTGCAGGTGATGAACTCGAGGATGTCGGGGTGGTCGACGCGCAGAATGCCCATATTGGCGCCCCTTCTGCGGCCGCCCTGCTTTATAACGTCGGTTGCGACGTCGAAGACACGCATGAATGAAAGAGGGCCGGAGGCTATGCCGCCCGTCGAACGGACCATATCGTTCTGCGGACGCAGACGCGAGAAGCTGAACCCGGTTCCGCCGCCCGTCTTGTGGATTATGGCCGCGTGCTTGACGGATTCGAATATCTTGTCCATCTCATCCTCGACTGGAAGAACAAAGCAGGCCGCCAGCTGACCAAGCTCGGTTCCGGCGTTCATTAGCGTAGGCGAGTTCGGCATGAACTCGAAGGAGGTCATAAGGTTGTAGAACTTCTCTTCTGTTGCAGCAATATCGCCGCCGTAGCGTTCGTCCGGCTCTGCTATCGCTTTCGCCACGCGGTGAAAAAGCTGCGTCGGGGTTTCGCGAACCTTGCCTTCCTCGTCCTTAAGGAGGTAGCGGCGTTCAAGAACCTTGAGCGCGTTGAGGGAGAGTTTCAGGTCATCCTGAATGCCAACGTAAAATTGCTTTGCCTCGCGCAGTTCAGCACGTTTTCTGCGGTATAGGATGTAGGCTTTGGCGGTTTTGGCATGTCCAGAGCGGATGAGTACCGTCTCCACGATGTCCTGAACTTCTTCAACCGACGGGATTGCCTGCCCGTTGCGCCTCTTCTCTATCTCCTCCATCACTTTACGTGCAAGCAACTCTGCCTGCTCTTTATTCTCGCCGCCTACTGACTGGGCGGCTTTGAATATGGCGCTCGTTATTTTCTCTATGTCGAAATCGACAATTCTGCCGTCTCTTTTTTTAATCTTAGCCGGACTGTTTTTTTGCATTTTCTGGCCTCCTTCGACCGAGTTTAATCCTTTCAAGAAGCTTGTCAAGCACTCTGTTTTTGAATTGAATGCTGACACATAACTTTAATATATCAAGGTATTTAGACGAGGGAGCTAACTTCTTTCTCAAGTTAAAGATATCCTACTGGATATATAGAATAACTATCCACACCCATGTGGATGACGTGTTGATAACTTTGTGGATAATTCTAAGTCGCTTTATTGTCGAGCGATTAATTCGCGATACCATGTACGACCCTAAAATATCCACAAACACGGCGCATTATCCAGGAGAAGAATGCCCGTTGCAATGCCGACGGACTTGACAACGCTGTAATCAAAGGTATACTCTATGGTAGTCAGAACCTAGGAGTATCTTATGTCAAGAATCTACAAGGCGATTGTTATGTGCGCAATGGCAGGAATCGCATTCGTTGTCCCCGCGGTTTACGCGGAGGATGGAAAAGCCGTTATCATAGAAAAGCCTGCTCCGGCGACGCTTGCCGAAGGCGCAGCCGTAACAACCAAAATTGTACCCGACATGCTGGTCGCTTCCATCCGCTACAAAGGCAAGTACGAGGAGATTGGCAAGTATATAGGCATGCTTATGCCGGTCGCCGGTCCTTACATCGAAGGACCCATGTTTTCCCTTTACCACGACGAGGGCTCTGGCGAGATTCACGATATTGAAGTATGCGTGCCCGTAAAGGATTCCGTGAAGGCCGAAGGCGTAACAACCCAGATTCTCAAGGCCGGAACCATGCTTTCGATGATTCACACCGGGTCTTACGAAAAGCTGCACGAAGCCTGGGGAAAGCTCTTCAAGTATATCGAGGCTGAAAAGCT from the bacterium genome contains:
- a CDS encoding vitamin B12-dependent ribonucleotide reductase — protein: MQKNSPAKIKKRDGRIVDFDIEKITSAIFKAAQSVGGENKEQAELLARKVMEEIEKRRNGQAIPSVEEVQDIVETVLIRSGHAKTAKAYILYRRKRAELREAKQFYVGIQDDLKLSLNALKVLERRYLLKDEEGKVRETPTQLFHRVAKAIAEPDERYGGDIAATEEKFYNLMTSFEFMPNSPTLMNAGTELGQLAACFVLPVEDEMDKIFESVKHAAIIHKTGGGTGFSFSRLRPQNDMVRSTGGIASGPLSFMRVFDVATDVIKQGGRRRGANMGILRVDHPDILEFITCKESEGVLTNFNISVGVTEEFMRAVLEDSNYSLFNPRSGKEVGRLRAKDVFNLMVTMAWRTGDPGIIFLDRINADNPTPEIGEIEATNPCGEQPLLPYEACNLGSINLSKAIRDHEVDWPALARIVHTAVHFLDNVIDAGRYPLPAIEEMVRRNRKIGLGVMGWADMLLSLGIPYDSEEALQLAEKIMQFVQEEAVKASQELAKTRGAFPSFPGSTFARKAEPARRNATVTTIAPTGTISIIANCSSGIEPIFAISYIRNVMDNTELLEVNPIFEKLAHDMSFYNEGLMKEIAKQGTLAKIHKIPDAVKRIFVTAHDINPSWHVKMQAAFQRHTDNAVSKTVNLANHATPMDVADVYMLAYKLGCKGVTVYRDGSKEAQVLNIGSVNREPQTAANRISNAMSSGSEMSRMITVSSEYAGDCPKCNA
- a CDS encoding GyrI-like domain-containing protein; translation: MSRIYKAIVMCAMAGIAFVVPAVYAEDGKAVIIEKPAPATLAEGAAVTTKIVPDMLVASIRYKGKYEEIGKYIGMLMPVAGPYIEGPMFSLYHDEGSGEIHDIEVCVPVKDSVKAEGVTTQILKAGTMLSMIHTGSYEKLHEAWGKLFKYIEAEKLNIGMPVREIYISWDEKDPSKNITELQVPLAEKKED